From a region of the Chroicocephalus ridibundus chromosome 8, bChrRid1.1, whole genome shotgun sequence genome:
- the FPGT gene encoding fucose-1-phosphate guanylyltransferase isoform X1, protein MPAAGERSAARREATGRRLARFAALRGKAAGPGQFWDVVAVTAADAEQARAYRRQLAEKLRGRELPLGARYHVFVDPPGPKIGNGGSTLHVLRCLEDLYGDKWTSFIVLLIHSGGYSQRLPNASALGKIFTALPFGDPVYQMLDLKLAMYIDFPSHMKPGILVTCSDDLELYSTGLTETITFDKPGFTALAHPSDLTVGTTHGVFVLDPSSISGKGGLEYTSCHHFLHKPDVETMRQCGAVCVRGNSSQLSSSGDHSDSEMDSECVYTDSIFYMDHSVAKQLLMFYKQIGTLSCEIDAYGDFLQALGPGATQDYTKNTSNVTKEESQLVEVRQKLYSLLKGTALNVIVLNNSKFYHIGTTQEYLFHFTSDSKLKFELDLLPVAFSSFSEKAESLDQSASVIQSILEPGCSVGPGSVIEYSRIGPEVSVGKKSIISGSHINVKVDIPSNCFLSSLSIKINGQVKYISMVFSVEDDLKRSVKLLSEIHSLQFFGVSLLECLELWGVKVSDQLFSGESMRLGLWTARIFPVCSTLSESVRMSLKMLNSVRHMSAFKLHGFKLLSVEEMLTYKDVEDMLKFRKQIYDEICLQRQKEKSDL, encoded by the exons GGAAGGCCGCCGGGCCCGGCCAGTTCTGGGACGTGGTGGCGGTGACGGCCGCGGACGCGGAGCAGGCGCGCGCCTACCGGCGGCAGCTGGCGGAGAAGCTGCGCGGGAGGGAGCTGCCGCTGGGCGCCCGGTACCATGTCTTCGTGGATCCGCCGGGACCCAAAATCG GCAATGGTGGATCAACACTTCATGTTCTTCGATGCCTGGAAGATCTGTATGGTGATAAATGGACTTCTTTTATTGTGCTGCTAATTCACTCTG GTGGTTACAGTCAACGTTTACCAAACGCAAGTGCCCTGGGAAAGATTTTCACAGCTTTGCCTTTTGGCGATCCCGTTTACCAGATGTTGGACCTGAAGCTCGCCATGTACATTGATTTCCCCAGTCACATGAAGCCAGGAATTCTCGTTACGTGTTCAGATGATCTAGAACTGTACAGCACCGGACTTACAGAAACCATCACATTTGATAAGCCTGGATTTACCGCGTTAGCTCACCCTTCGGATTTGACAGTTGGGACCACTCACGGAGTATTTGTTCTGGATCCATCCAGCATTTCGGGAAAAGGAGGACTTGAATACACGTCTTGCCATCATTTCCTGCACAAGCCTGATGTCGAGACGATGCGCCAGTGTGGCGCGGTATGCGTAAGGGGGAATTCTTCTCAGCTAAGTTCCTCTGGAGACCACAGTGACTCAGAAATGGACTCGGAGTGTGTGTATACAGACAGTATATTTTACATGGATCATAGCGTTGCAAAACAATTACTGATGTTTTATAAGCAGATAGGCACTCTTTCCTGTGAAATAGATGCATACGGTGACTTCCTCCAGGCCCTGGGACCTGGAGCCACTCAAGATTACACAAAAAACACAAGTAACGTCACAAAAGAGGAATCCCAGTTAGTAGAAGTACGGCAGAAGCTATACTCCCTTCTGAAAGGAACTGCGCTTAATGTTATAGTCTTAAACAACTCCAAGTTCTATCACATTGGAACGACGCAAgagtatttgtttcattttacatcTGATAGCAAACTGAAATTTGAGCTTGACTTACTGCCTGTGgctttcagcagcttttctgaGAAAGCTGAGAGCTTGGATCAGTCAGCAAGTGTCATTCAAAGCATACTCGAGCCTGGGTGTTCCGTAGGGCCTGGGTCCGTCATTGAATACTCTAGAATCGGACCTGAAGTCTCAGTAGGGAAGAAGAGCATTATTAGTGGATCGCACATAAATGTGAAAGTAGACATACCTTCAAATTGTTTTCTAAGTTCATTAAGTATAAAAATTAACGGTCAAGTAAAGTACATAAGTATGGTGTTCAGTGTAGAAGATGACTTGAAGCGGAGTGTGAAATTGTTGTCAGAGATACACTCGCTCCAGTTTTTTGGAGTCAGCTTGCTGGAATGCTTGGAGCTCTGGGGTGTGAAGGTTTCGGACCAGCTCTTCTCCGGTGAGAGCATGCGCCTGGGGCTGTGGACTGCCAGGATCTTTCCTGTTTGTTCTACTTTAAGTGAATCAGTTAGGATGTCGTTAAAAATGTTAAACTCTGTGCGGCACATGTCAGCTTTTAAATTGCATGGCTTTAAGCTCTTGTCTGTTGAAGAAATGCTCACCTACAAGGATGTAGAAGACATGTTGAAGTTTAGGAAGCAAATTTATGATGAAATCTGTctacaaagacaaaaagagaagTCTGATTTGTAG
- the FPGT gene encoding fucose-1-phosphate guanylyltransferase isoform X2: MPAAGERSAARREATGRRLARFAALRGNGGSTLHVLRCLEDLYGDKWTSFIVLLIHSGGYSQRLPNASALGKIFTALPFGDPVYQMLDLKLAMYIDFPSHMKPGILVTCSDDLELYSTGLTETITFDKPGFTALAHPSDLTVGTTHGVFVLDPSSISGKGGLEYTSCHHFLHKPDVETMRQCGAVCVRGNSSQLSSSGDHSDSEMDSECVYTDSIFYMDHSVAKQLLMFYKQIGTLSCEIDAYGDFLQALGPGATQDYTKNTSNVTKEESQLVEVRQKLYSLLKGTALNVIVLNNSKFYHIGTTQEYLFHFTSDSKLKFELDLLPVAFSSFSEKAESLDQSASVIQSILEPGCSVGPGSVIEYSRIGPEVSVGKKSIISGSHINVKVDIPSNCFLSSLSIKINGQVKYISMVFSVEDDLKRSVKLLSEIHSLQFFGVSLLECLELWGVKVSDQLFSGESMRLGLWTARIFPVCSTLSESVRMSLKMLNSVRHMSAFKLHGFKLLSVEEMLTYKDVEDMLKFRKQIYDEICLQRQKEKSDL, translated from the exons GCAATGGTGGATCAACACTTCATGTTCTTCGATGCCTGGAAGATCTGTATGGTGATAAATGGACTTCTTTTATTGTGCTGCTAATTCACTCTG GTGGTTACAGTCAACGTTTACCAAACGCAAGTGCCCTGGGAAAGATTTTCACAGCTTTGCCTTTTGGCGATCCCGTTTACCAGATGTTGGACCTGAAGCTCGCCATGTACATTGATTTCCCCAGTCACATGAAGCCAGGAATTCTCGTTACGTGTTCAGATGATCTAGAACTGTACAGCACCGGACTTACAGAAACCATCACATTTGATAAGCCTGGATTTACCGCGTTAGCTCACCCTTCGGATTTGACAGTTGGGACCACTCACGGAGTATTTGTTCTGGATCCATCCAGCATTTCGGGAAAAGGAGGACTTGAATACACGTCTTGCCATCATTTCCTGCACAAGCCTGATGTCGAGACGATGCGCCAGTGTGGCGCGGTATGCGTAAGGGGGAATTCTTCTCAGCTAAGTTCCTCTGGAGACCACAGTGACTCAGAAATGGACTCGGAGTGTGTGTATACAGACAGTATATTTTACATGGATCATAGCGTTGCAAAACAATTACTGATGTTTTATAAGCAGATAGGCACTCTTTCCTGTGAAATAGATGCATACGGTGACTTCCTCCAGGCCCTGGGACCTGGAGCCACTCAAGATTACACAAAAAACACAAGTAACGTCACAAAAGAGGAATCCCAGTTAGTAGAAGTACGGCAGAAGCTATACTCCCTTCTGAAAGGAACTGCGCTTAATGTTATAGTCTTAAACAACTCCAAGTTCTATCACATTGGAACGACGCAAgagtatttgtttcattttacatcTGATAGCAAACTGAAATTTGAGCTTGACTTACTGCCTGTGgctttcagcagcttttctgaGAAAGCTGAGAGCTTGGATCAGTCAGCAAGTGTCATTCAAAGCATACTCGAGCCTGGGTGTTCCGTAGGGCCTGGGTCCGTCATTGAATACTCTAGAATCGGACCTGAAGTCTCAGTAGGGAAGAAGAGCATTATTAGTGGATCGCACATAAATGTGAAAGTAGACATACCTTCAAATTGTTTTCTAAGTTCATTAAGTATAAAAATTAACGGTCAAGTAAAGTACATAAGTATGGTGTTCAGTGTAGAAGATGACTTGAAGCGGAGTGTGAAATTGTTGTCAGAGATACACTCGCTCCAGTTTTTTGGAGTCAGCTTGCTGGAATGCTTGGAGCTCTGGGGTGTGAAGGTTTCGGACCAGCTCTTCTCCGGTGAGAGCATGCGCCTGGGGCTGTGGACTGCCAGGATCTTTCCTGTTTGTTCTACTTTAAGTGAATCAGTTAGGATGTCGTTAAAAATGTTAAACTCTGTGCGGCACATGTCAGCTTTTAAATTGCATGGCTTTAAGCTCTTGTCTGTTGAAGAAATGCTCACCTACAAGGATGTAGAAGACATGTTGAAGTTTAGGAAGCAAATTTATGATGAAATCTGTctacaaagacaaaaagagaagTCTGATTTGTAG